A section of the Streptomyces sp. SCL15-4 genome encodes:
- a CDS encoding alpha-2,8-polysialyltransferase family protein has protein sequence MTTQIFQASTLYGTATLAAALDSGCFGPADRRILLVCNNAATPETTPALDAMPGFERLRDRFDDVISYNETIFPFHPGGWSPRVDDMPLWERFLRHEWRLGDDDVQLAVESIQVNPSLALAQIFTGAPVTVYADGLMSYGPTRNKIDPLVGTRVDRVLHLDLVPGLEPLLLTEFGVPGETVPTPAVLKALADLAPFGGDLPQVEEPALLLGQYLSALDILTAEEEEDLHVRMVRGAVRLGHKRVVFKPHPSAPARFTRSLEEEAEKLGVDLTVLGTPVLAEVLYQRMRPALVVGCFSTALLTASALYHLPVARVGTELLLERLTPFENSNRVPVTIVDALVPDLADPAAVTGQRRRMDVTALGGLVRAVGFAMQPKILPRLREETEAYLTAHLNDGILRYFKRRRLTALALPGGLPVQMAFIPRNATVRRVARKARNLRRAVRR, from the coding sequence GTGACCACCCAGATCTTCCAGGCGTCGACGCTGTACGGCACGGCCACGCTCGCCGCCGCACTGGACTCCGGCTGCTTCGGGCCCGCCGACCGGCGGATCCTGCTGGTCTGCAACAACGCGGCCACGCCCGAGACGACGCCCGCGCTGGACGCGATGCCCGGCTTCGAGCGGCTGCGCGACCGCTTCGACGACGTGATCTCGTACAACGAGACCATCTTCCCCTTCCATCCGGGCGGCTGGTCGCCCCGCGTGGACGACATGCCGCTGTGGGAACGGTTCCTGCGGCACGAGTGGCGGCTCGGCGACGACGACGTGCAGTTGGCGGTCGAGTCGATCCAGGTGAACCCGTCGCTCGCGCTCGCGCAGATCTTCACCGGCGCCCCGGTCACGGTCTACGCGGACGGCCTGATGAGCTACGGCCCCACCCGTAACAAGATCGACCCGCTGGTCGGCACCCGCGTGGACCGCGTGCTCCACCTCGATCTGGTGCCGGGTCTGGAACCGCTGCTGCTCACCGAGTTCGGCGTGCCCGGCGAGACGGTCCCGACGCCCGCCGTCCTCAAGGCGCTGGCCGACCTGGCGCCCTTTGGCGGTGACCTGCCGCAGGTGGAGGAGCCGGCGCTGCTGCTGGGCCAGTACCTGTCCGCGCTGGACATCCTCACCGCCGAGGAGGAGGAGGACCTGCATGTGCGGATGGTGCGGGGCGCGGTCCGGCTCGGCCACAAGCGGGTGGTGTTCAAGCCGCACCCCTCCGCCCCGGCCCGCTTCACCCGCTCCCTGGAGGAGGAGGCGGAGAAGCTCGGTGTCGACCTGACCGTGCTCGGCACGCCGGTCCTGGCCGAGGTGCTGTACCAGCGGATGCGCCCGGCGCTGGTCGTCGGCTGCTTCTCCACCGCGCTGCTGACCGCCTCCGCGCTGTACCACCTGCCCGTCGCGCGGGTCGGCACGGAGTTGCTGCTGGAGCGGCTGACGCCGTTCGAGAACAGCAACCGCGTCCCCGTCACCATCGTCGACGCGCTGGTGCCCGACCTGGCCGACCCGGCGGCGGTCACCGGGCAGCGCCGGCGGATGGACGTGACGGCGCTGGGCGGGCTGGTGCGCGCGGTCGGCTTCGCGATGCAGCCGAAGATCCTGCCGAGGCTGCGCGAGGAGACCGAGGCGTACCTCACCGCGCATCTGAACGACGGGATACTGCGCTACTTCAAGCGCAGGCGGCTGACCGCGCTGGCGCTGCCGGGCGGGCTGCCCGTCCAGATGGCGTTCATTCCGCGCAACGCCACGGTCCGCCGCGTGGCCCGCAAGGCGCGCAATCTGCGCCGGGCTGTACGCCGCTGA
- the leuE gene encoding leucine efflux protein LeuE — translation MFGVIDLPTYLAGLLLIVLLPGPNSLYVLSVAARRGVRAGYTAAAGVWCGDTVLMTLSAAGVASLLQANALLFGIVKYAGAGYLSWLAIGMLRAAWQMWRTRHQPSAEETEPARTADERPFRRALVVSLFNPKAILFFVAFFVQFVDPGYAYPALSFVVLGTFAQVASCLYLSALIFGGTRLAAAFRRRKRLSATATSAAGALFLGFAVKLSLASA, via the coding sequence ATGTTCGGTGTCATCGACCTCCCCACGTATCTCGCGGGCCTGCTCCTGATCGTCCTGCTGCCCGGCCCCAACTCCCTCTACGTCCTGTCCGTCGCCGCCCGCCGCGGCGTGCGGGCGGGATACACCGCGGCAGCGGGCGTGTGGTGCGGCGACACCGTGCTGATGACCCTGTCCGCCGCCGGGGTGGCCTCCCTGCTCCAGGCCAACGCCCTGCTGTTCGGCATCGTGAAGTACGCCGGCGCCGGCTATCTGTCCTGGCTGGCGATAGGGATGCTGCGGGCCGCGTGGCAGATGTGGCGGACCCGCCACCAGCCGTCCGCCGAGGAGACGGAGCCCGCGAGGACCGCCGACGAGCGCCCCTTCCGCCGGGCCCTCGTCGTCAGCCTCTTCAACCCCAAGGCGATCCTGTTCTTCGTCGCCTTCTTCGTCCAGTTCGTGGACCCGGGCTACGCCTACCCGGCCCTCTCCTTCGTCGTCCTCGGCACCTTCGCGCAGGTGGCCAGCTGTCTCTACCTCAGCGCCCTGATATTCGGCGGCACCCGCCTCGCCGCGGCCTTCCGCCGCCGCAAACGCCTCTCGGCCACGGCCACGTCGGCAGCGGGCGCGCTGTTCCTCGGGTTCGCGGTGAAGCTGTCACTGGCCAGCGCGTGA
- a CDS encoding BMP family ABC transporter substrate-binding protein, which produces MRRVAKLSAACIASAALAVTATACGSTSSEKESPSSSAGGGKGVKVGLAFDVGGRGDRSFNDSAARGADKAKKEFGGEIKELTAKTSDTEADREQRLSDLAEAGYNPIVGIGYAYAASMTKVAAKYPKTSFGIVDSVVNGDNVDSITFTEEQGSYLAGVAAALKSKSKHVGFIGGVDVPLIKKFEAGYVQGVKDTDPKIKVDTQYLSHGSDTSGFASPDKGKEAAQGMLDNGADVVYTAAGSSGNGAIEAVAGKKGAWAIGVDSDQYNVPGLAKYKNAILTSMVKNVDLGVYDFVKSVRDDKPLSGTHTYALAQDGVKLSPSGGFIDDIQAKLDAAKKKIVDGSIKVKTTP; this is translated from the coding sequence GTGCGCCGGGTAGCCAAGCTTTCTGCTGCGTGTATCGCGTCCGCAGCTCTCGCCGTGACTGCCACTGCCTGTGGCAGCACGTCCTCCGAGAAGGAGTCCCCCTCGTCCTCCGCCGGCGGCGGCAAGGGCGTCAAGGTCGGCCTCGCCTTCGATGTCGGCGGCCGTGGCGACCGGTCCTTCAACGACTCCGCCGCGCGCGGTGCCGACAAGGCGAAGAAGGAGTTCGGCGGCGAGATCAAGGAGCTGACCGCCAAGACCTCGGACACCGAGGCCGACCGCGAGCAGCGCCTCTCGGACCTGGCGGAGGCCGGCTACAACCCGATCGTCGGCATCGGCTACGCCTACGCCGCCTCCATGACCAAGGTCGCCGCGAAGTACCCGAAGACCAGCTTCGGCATCGTCGACTCGGTCGTGAACGGCGACAACGTCGACAGCATCACCTTCACCGAGGAGCAGGGCTCCTACCTGGCCGGTGTCGCCGCCGCGCTGAAGAGCAAGTCGAAGCACGTCGGCTTCATCGGCGGTGTCGACGTCCCGCTGATCAAGAAGTTCGAGGCGGGCTACGTCCAGGGCGTCAAGGACACCGACCCGAAGATCAAGGTCGACACGCAGTACCTGTCCCACGGCTCGGACACCTCCGGCTTCGCCAGCCCCGACAAGGGCAAGGAGGCCGCGCAGGGCATGCTGGACAACGGCGCCGACGTCGTCTACACGGCGGCCGGCTCCTCCGGCAACGGCGCCATCGAGGCCGTCGCCGGCAAGAAGGGCGCCTGGGCGATAGGCGTGGACTCGGACCAGTACAACGTCCCGGGTCTGGCCAAGTACAAGAACGCGATCCTGACCTCGATGGTCAAGAACGTGGACCTCGGCGTGTACGACTTCGTCAAGTCCGTCCGCGACGACAAGCCGCTGAGCGGCACCCACACCTACGCCCTCGCCCAGGACGGCGTGAAGCTCTCCC
- a CDS encoding acyltransferase, whose protein sequence is MSASLPTAPSPAPAPERTTVPSPDARPVPGARHSRLLALDGLRLLAALTVCLYHYAGRGGTVSESWHQAPSRLFPVLSQVAVYGCLGVQFFFVISGFVICMSSWGRTLGDFFRSRAARLYPAYWAALVLVTAASLALPAVVRAVRPDEFLVNLTMLQQPMGAPRVLGVCWTLWAEVRFYALFALLVVVRGVSYRRVVLFCAGWTLAAALCRTTGNDLLEQLVMPDYAPFFIGGLALYLVHRFGGGLLPWGLVGTSWVLGQYTAARGLWHHGAGDGPVRSPYVVLLIVTLAFAAVAAVALGWTRRADRPWLATAGALTYPFYLVHEHLGWFAIRVLRHTLGLPPWPTLMATVAAMLALAWLIHRFVEKPFGPRLKRALKGPRPPGAPRRSP, encoded by the coding sequence ATGTCTGCTTCGCTGCCCACCGCTCCCTCTCCCGCTCCCGCGCCGGAGAGAACCACCGTCCCCTCCCCCGACGCCCGCCCCGTCCCCGGCGCACGCCACAGCCGGCTGCTCGCGCTGGACGGACTGCGGCTGCTGGCCGCGCTGACGGTCTGCCTCTACCACTACGCCGGACGCGGCGGCACGGTCTCCGAGTCCTGGCACCAGGCACCTTCCCGGCTCTTCCCGGTCCTGTCCCAGGTGGCCGTCTACGGCTGTCTGGGCGTGCAGTTCTTCTTCGTCATCAGCGGTTTCGTCATCTGCATGAGCAGTTGGGGCCGCACCCTCGGCGACTTCTTCCGCTCCCGGGCCGCCCGCCTCTACCCCGCCTACTGGGCCGCGCTGGTGCTGGTCACCGCCGCGTCCCTCGCCCTGCCGGCCGTCGTCCGCGCCGTACGGCCGGACGAGTTCCTGGTCAACCTGACGATGCTCCAGCAGCCGATGGGCGCGCCGCGTGTGCTCGGCGTGTGCTGGACGCTCTGGGCGGAGGTCCGCTTCTACGCGCTGTTCGCCCTGCTGGTCGTCGTACGCGGGGTGAGCTACCGCCGGGTGGTGCTGTTCTGTGCGGGCTGGACGCTGGCGGCGGCACTCTGCCGGACCACCGGCAACGACCTCCTCGAACAGCTGGTCATGCCCGACTACGCCCCGTTCTTCATCGGCGGCCTCGCCCTGTACCTCGTCCACCGGTTCGGCGGCGGCCTGCTGCCGTGGGGCCTCGTCGGCACGTCCTGGGTGCTCGGCCAGTACACCGCCGCCCGCGGCCTGTGGCACCACGGCGCCGGCGACGGTCCGGTGCGCAGTCCCTACGTCGTCCTGCTGATCGTCACCCTCGCCTTCGCCGCCGTCGCCGCCGTCGCCCTGGGCTGGACCCGCCGGGCCGACCGGCCGTGGCTGGCCACGGCGGGCGCCCTGACGTACCCCTTCTATCTGGTCCACGAGCACCTGGGCTGGTTCGCCATCCGCGTCCTGCGCCACACCCTCGGCCTGCCTCCCTGGCCGACCCTGATGGCGACGGTCGCCGCCATGCTGGCTCTGGCCTGGCTGATCCACCGCTTCGTGGAGAAACCATTCGGCCCCCGGCTGAAGAGGGCACTGAAGGGCCCGCGTCCACCAGGTGCTCCCCGCAGGTCACCGTGA
- a CDS encoding glycosyltransferase family 2 protein encodes MVKLSVIVPFYNVQQYAPDTLRSLSANTRDDFEFILVDDCSRDGTPDILARAERELPGAVLVRHEQNGGLATARNTGIDRARGEYVTFLDGDDWLAPGYYERLLAAIEGLGCDFLRTDHVQCTARARSVHRVPVGRRNVVLEPRQVILPADRSTSVDYAFAWAGIYHRRLLDRGLLHFTDGLRTAEDRPWIWKLHREAESFAVVNLLGVFYRRGVASSLTQIGDVRQLDFIRAFDQVIAETAADPDADALLPKAVRTYCAIISHHLGSIERFEPTVAKKLTSMSAAALRRMPQAVLDEALDSMDLQRATKLRRLRRRSVAAGAAA; translated from the coding sequence GTGGTCAAGCTCTCCGTCATCGTGCCGTTCTACAACGTGCAGCAATACGCGCCGGACACACTGAGGAGCCTCAGTGCGAACACGCGTGACGACTTCGAATTCATTCTCGTCGACGACTGTTCGCGCGACGGGACACCAGACATTCTCGCGCGCGCGGAACGGGAACTGCCCGGGGCGGTACTGGTCCGGCACGAGCAGAACGGGGGGCTCGCCACCGCCCGTAACACCGGAATAGACCGGGCGCGCGGCGAGTACGTGACCTTCCTGGACGGTGACGACTGGCTCGCGCCCGGCTATTACGAGCGGCTGCTGGCCGCCATCGAGGGCCTGGGCTGCGACTTCCTGCGCACCGACCACGTGCAGTGCACCGCGCGGGCGCGCAGTGTGCACCGGGTGCCGGTGGGCCGGCGCAACGTGGTGCTGGAGCCTCGGCAGGTGATCCTGCCCGCCGACCGTTCGACCTCGGTCGACTACGCGTTCGCGTGGGCGGGCATCTACCACCGGCGGCTGCTGGACCGGGGACTGCTGCACTTCACCGACGGGCTGCGCACGGCCGAGGACCGGCCGTGGATCTGGAAGCTGCACCGCGAGGCGGAGTCCTTCGCCGTGGTCAATCTGCTCGGGGTGTTCTACCGGCGCGGGGTCGCCTCGTCCCTCACCCAGATCGGCGATGTCCGGCAACTGGACTTCATCCGCGCCTTCGACCAGGTGATCGCGGAGACCGCCGCGGACCCGGACGCCGACGCGCTGCTGCCGAAGGCGGTGCGCACGTACTGCGCGATCATCTCCCATCACCTGGGATCCATCGAAAGGTTCGAGCCGACGGTGGCGAAGAAGCTGACATCCATGAGCGCCGCAGCGCTGCGGCGCATGCCGCAGGCCGTGCTGGACGAGGCGCTGGACTCGATGGACCTGCAGCGCGCCACCAAGCTGCGCCGGCTGCGCCGCCGTTCCGTCGCCGCGGGGGCCGCCGCGTGA
- a CDS encoding N-acetylneuraminate synthase family protein, with protein sequence MSTHSRLRTFGTREVGPGKPVYICGEIGINHNGELENAFKLIDVAAEAGCDAVKFQKRTPEICTPRDQWDIERDTPWGRMTYIDYRHRVEFGEDEYRQIDAYCKEKGIDWFASPWDTEAVAFLEKFDLPAHKVASASLTDDELLRALRATGRTVILSTGMSTPKQIRHAVEVLGSDNILLCHATSTYPAKADELNLRVINTLEKEYPNVPIGYSGHETGLQTTLAAVALGATFVERHITLDRAMWGSDQAASVEPQGLTRLVRDIRTIEASLGDGVKKVYDSEMGPMKKLRRVTGVVAEAEIAAAAGEPVTV encoded by the coding sequence ATGAGCACCCACTCCCGTCTGCGCACCTTCGGTACGCGCGAGGTCGGCCCCGGCAAGCCCGTCTACATCTGCGGCGAGATCGGCATCAACCACAACGGTGAGCTGGAGAACGCCTTCAAGCTGATCGACGTGGCCGCCGAGGCCGGCTGTGACGCCGTGAAGTTCCAGAAGCGCACCCCGGAGATCTGCACCCCCCGCGACCAGTGGGACATCGAGCGCGACACCCCGTGGGGCCGGATGACCTACATCGACTACCGCCACCGGGTGGAGTTCGGCGAGGACGAGTACCGGCAGATCGACGCGTACTGCAAGGAGAAGGGGATCGACTGGTTCGCCTCCCCGTGGGACACCGAGGCCGTCGCCTTCCTGGAGAAGTTCGACCTGCCCGCCCACAAGGTCGCGTCCGCGTCCCTGACCGACGACGAGCTGCTGCGCGCCCTGCGCGCGACCGGCCGCACGGTCATCCTCTCCACCGGCATGTCCACGCCGAAGCAGATCCGCCACGCGGTGGAGGTCCTCGGCAGCGACAACATCCTGCTCTGCCACGCCACCTCCACCTACCCGGCCAAGGCCGACGAGCTGAACCTCCGCGTGATCAACACGCTGGAGAAGGAGTACCCGAACGTCCCGATCGGGTACTCCGGCCACGAGACCGGCCTGCAGACCACCCTCGCCGCGGTCGCGCTCGGGGCGACCTTCGTCGAGCGCCACATCACCCTGGACCGCGCCATGTGGGGCTCCGACCAGGCCGCCTCCGTGGAGCCGCAGGGCCTCACCCGCCTGGTCCGCGACATCCGCACCATCGAGGCCTCCCTCGGCGACGGCGTCAAGAAGGTCTACGACTCCGAGATGGGCCCGATGAAGAAGCTGCGCCGGGTCACCGGGGTCGTCGCCGAGGCGGAGATCGCCGCGGCGGCCGGCGAGCCGGTCACGGTGTGA
- a CDS encoding DUF6716 putative glycosyltransferase, with amino-acid sequence MPASATKSLRVAVLADSDTRWKWGALTARRITPAAAEVRLDGYLLRGRATPTARQLAEVGVPADSLREVTGVEFLREMGESAPDVLVLALVGGGVQAMLHGLRAAWGSGQRPVVVTGYVGVVYEKLADGLLLRHGADLVLANSAHDADRFRAVYEGVGADASAVTEVALPFLGGAPYTGGHDPYTVVFAAQPSVPDNRRDRAYLLDRLVEHARRHPEREVLLKLRSKPGEHTTHIEELPYQKLVQGKDLPANFRLVYGHMGEVLDRTDLLVTVSSTAALEALHRRIPTAVLTDLGVREALGNHHFTGSGCLASWEQLDAGHRPVPDEEWVARQGVAADGSYATAFDAARERIARLLDRPGGLPPLTPYYTPETAPGYLPGILARHHLGPDGAPLPGAPAADKSPGPVRQIVRRAARGAYRHGVQRVAPVIRRMGEL; translated from the coding sequence GTGCCAGCAAGTGCTACGAAGTCCCTGCGGGTCGCCGTCCTCGCGGATTCCGACACCCGGTGGAAGTGGGGCGCGCTCACCGCGCGCCGGATCACTCCCGCGGCTGCCGAGGTCCGGCTCGACGGCTACCTCCTGCGCGGGCGCGCCACGCCGACCGCCCGCCAGCTGGCGGAGGTCGGCGTCCCGGCGGACTCCCTGCGCGAGGTCACCGGCGTCGAATTCCTGCGCGAGATGGGCGAGTCGGCTCCCGACGTCCTCGTCCTCGCCCTGGTCGGCGGCGGCGTCCAGGCGATGCTGCACGGGCTGCGCGCCGCGTGGGGCTCCGGACAGCGGCCCGTGGTCGTCACCGGCTATGTCGGCGTCGTCTACGAGAAGCTCGCCGACGGACTGCTGCTGCGGCACGGCGCGGACCTCGTCCTCGCCAACTCGGCCCACGACGCGGACCGTTTCCGGGCCGTGTACGAGGGCGTGGGCGCCGACGCCTCCGCGGTCACCGAGGTCGCGCTGCCCTTCCTCGGCGGGGCGCCGTACACCGGCGGACACGACCCGTACACCGTGGTGTTCGCCGCCCAGCCGTCCGTGCCGGACAACCGCCGGGACCGCGCCTACCTGCTGGACCGCCTCGTCGAGCACGCCCGCCGCCACCCCGAGCGCGAGGTGCTGCTCAAGCTGCGCTCCAAGCCCGGCGAACACACCACCCACATCGAGGAACTGCCGTACCAGAAGCTGGTCCAGGGCAAGGACCTGCCCGCCAACTTCCGGCTGGTGTACGGCCACATGGGCGAGGTGCTGGACCGCACCGACCTGCTGGTCACGGTCAGCTCCACCGCCGCCCTGGAGGCCCTGCACCGCCGTATCCCGACGGCCGTCCTCACCGACCTCGGAGTGCGCGAGGCGCTCGGCAACCACCATTTCACCGGCTCCGGCTGCCTCGCCTCCTGGGAGCAGCTCGACGCGGGCCACCGGCCGGTGCCCGACGAGGAGTGGGTGGCCCGGCAGGGCGTGGCCGCCGACGGCTCGTACGCCACCGCCTTCGACGCGGCCCGCGAACGCATCGCGAGGCTGCTCGACCGGCCCGGCGGGCTGCCGCCCCTGACTCCCTACTACACCCCCGAGACCGCGCCCGGCTATCTGCCCGGCATCCTCGCCCGCCACCACCTCGGCCCCGACGGCGCCCCGCTGCCCGGCGCGCCCGCCGCCGACAAGTCGCCCGGCCCCGTCCGGCAGATCGTCCGCCGCGCCGCCCGCGGCGCCTACCGGCACGGCGTCCAGCGGGTCGCCCCCGTGATCCGGCGGATGGGCGAGCTGTGA
- a CDS encoding amidohydrolase — MSLESESGLSGDVLPGVLSESLHAELVAFRRDLHMHPELGNQEFRTTAAIKERLEQAGLRPRVLGTGTGLVCDIGLAEGERSKVPLLALRADIDALPIPDTKDGCAYRSTVPDRAHACGHDVHTTVVLGTGLVLADLHAKGLLPRPVRLIFQPAEEVLPGGALASIDDGALSGVGRILAVHCDPRVEAGKIGLRHGPITSACDCLEVALDGPGGHTARPHLTTDLVTAAARVAVDVPALIARRVDTRAGLALTWGRIESGHAPNVVPQHAELSGTVRCLDLETWREAPDVVHAAIDEVATLHRAKSEITYVRGVPPVVNDRETTELLRRAMVARRGTKSVESTQQSLGGEDFSWYLEHVPGALARLGVCRPGEHRIRDLHQGDFDADEHAITVGVEMFTAAAFLDSTTDQD; from the coding sequence ATGTCCCTAGAGTCCGAGTCCGGCCTTTCGGGGGATGTGCTCCCCGGCGTGCTGAGCGAGTCCCTGCACGCCGAACTCGTCGCCTTCCGGCGCGACTTGCACATGCATCCCGAGCTTGGCAACCAGGAGTTCCGTACGACCGCCGCGATCAAGGAGCGGCTGGAGCAAGCCGGGCTCAGGCCCCGTGTGCTCGGCACCGGCACCGGACTCGTCTGTGACATCGGGCTCGCGGAGGGTGAGCGGTCCAAGGTGCCGCTGCTCGCGCTGCGCGCCGACATCGACGCGCTGCCCATCCCGGACACCAAGGACGGCTGCGCGTACCGCTCGACCGTGCCGGACCGGGCCCACGCCTGCGGTCACGACGTGCACACCACCGTCGTCCTCGGCACCGGGCTGGTCCTCGCCGACCTGCACGCCAAGGGCCTGCTGCCGCGTCCGGTGCGGTTGATCTTCCAGCCCGCCGAGGAGGTGTTGCCCGGCGGGGCCCTGGCCTCCATCGACGACGGCGCGCTGAGCGGGGTCGGCCGGATCCTCGCCGTGCACTGCGACCCCAGGGTGGAGGCCGGGAAGATCGGGCTGCGGCACGGGCCGATCACCAGCGCCTGCGACTGCCTGGAGGTGGCCCTCGACGGCCCCGGCGGGCACACCGCCCGCCCGCACCTGACCACCGACCTGGTCACCGCCGCCGCCCGGGTGGCCGTCGACGTGCCCGCGCTGATCGCCCGCCGGGTCGACACCCGGGCCGGCCTCGCCCTCACCTGGGGCCGGATCGAGTCCGGACACGCCCCGAACGTGGTCCCGCAGCACGCGGAGCTGTCCGGGACGGTGCGCTGCCTGGACCTGGAGACCTGGCGGGAGGCCCCGGACGTCGTGCACGCGGCCATCGACGAGGTCGCCACCCTGCACCGGGCCAAGTCCGAGATCACCTATGTGCGCGGAGTGCCGCCGGTCGTCAACGACCGGGAGACCACCGAGCTGCTGCGCCGGGCCATGGTCGCCCGGCGCGGCACGAAGTCGGTGGAGAGCACCCAGCAGAGCCTCGGCGGCGAGGACTTCTCCTGGTACCTGGAGCACGTCCCGGGCGCGCTGGCCCGGCTCGGCGTGTGCCGGCCCGGCGAGCACCGGATCCGCGACCTGCACCAAGGCGACTTCGACGCCGACGAGCACGCGATCACGGTGGGCGTGGAGATGTTCACCGCCGCCGCCTTCCTGGATTCCACGACGGACCAGGACTGA
- a CDS encoding N-acylneuraminate cytidylyltransferase: MSHSEADPGASVRRVLAVIPARGGSKGVPAKNLAPVGGVPLVARAVRECRATRLVTDVVVSTDDHAIAAAAREAGAEVVLRPAAIAGDTATSEAAVRHAMDTHEALHGAAVDAVLLVQCTSPFLLREDIDGVAAAVVEHGADTAVTVAPFHGFVWRDGDTEAEGGAGVNHDKSYRPRRQDRPQDFLETGAAYAMDAAGFRAHGHRFFGRTELVRTDPARVLEIDDPHDLARARALAPLFDADRPGALPTAADVDAVVLDFDGTQTDDRVLIDSDGREFVAVHRGDGLGIAALRRSGLKLLILSTERNPVVAARARKLDIPVLHGIDRKDLALKQWCEEQGIAPERVLYAGNDVNDLPCFALVGWPVAVASAHDVVRGAARAVTTVPGGDGAIREIASWILGPSLDSLPK; encoded by the coding sequence ATGTCCCACTCGGAAGCGGACCCGGGCGCCTCGGTCCGCCGGGTGCTCGCCGTCATCCCCGCGCGCGGCGGCTCCAAGGGCGTGCCCGCGAAGAACCTTGCCCCCGTCGGCGGTGTCCCGCTGGTGGCGCGCGCGGTGCGCGAGTGCCGGGCCACCCGGCTGGTGACCGACGTCGTCGTGTCCACCGACGACCACGCCATCGCCGCCGCCGCCCGGGAGGCCGGCGCCGAGGTCGTGCTGCGGCCCGCCGCGATCGCCGGGGACACCGCCACCTCGGAGGCCGCCGTCCGGCACGCCATGGACACCCACGAGGCGCTGCACGGCGCGGCCGTCGACGCGGTCCTGCTCGTGCAGTGCACCAGCCCCTTCCTGCTCCGGGAGGACATCGACGGGGTGGCCGCCGCGGTCGTCGAGCACGGCGCCGATACCGCCGTCACCGTGGCCCCCTTCCACGGCTTCGTCTGGCGCGACGGCGACACCGAGGCCGAGGGCGGGGCGGGCGTCAACCACGACAAGTCCTACCGCCCGCGCCGCCAGGACCGCCCCCAGGACTTCCTGGAGACCGGCGCCGCCTACGCCATGGACGCGGCCGGCTTCCGCGCGCACGGCCACCGCTTCTTCGGCCGCACCGAGCTGGTCCGCACCGACCCCGCCCGGGTGCTGGAGATCGACGACCCGCACGACCTGGCCCGGGCCCGCGCCCTCGCGCCGCTCTTCGACGCGGACCGTCCCGGCGCGCTGCCGACCGCCGCCGACGTGGACGCGGTCGTACTGGACTTCGACGGCACCCAGACCGACGACCGGGTGCTGATCGACTCCGACGGACGGGAGTTCGTCGCCGTGCACCGCGGTGACGGCCTCGGCATCGCGGCCCTCCGCAGGAGCGGCCTGAAGCTGCTGATCCTGTCCACGGAACGGAACCCGGTCGTCGCCGCCCGCGCACGCAAGCTCGACATCCCCGTGCTGCACGGCATCGACCGCAAAGACCTCGCGCTGAAGCAGTGGTGCGAGGAGCAGGGCATCGCGCCGGAGCGCGTGCTCTACGCCGGCAACGACGTCAACGACCTGCCGTGCTTCGCCCTCGTGGGCTGGCCCGTGGCGGTCGCGAGCGCTCATGACGTCGTGCGCGGCGCCGCACGCGCGGTCACCACCGTCCCCGGCGGTGACGGCGCGATCCGAGAGATCGCCAGCTGGATCCTCGGCCCCTCTCTCGATTCCCTCCCCAAGTAA